In Cervus elaphus chromosome 5, mCerEla1.1, whole genome shotgun sequence, the following proteins share a genomic window:
- the YPEL2 gene encoding protein yippee-like 2 isoform X3, whose translation MNLFPSRALSLGSRRWKQNPIPMFCWSASTLEVSGMSFQGSQGRAYLFNSVVNVGCGPAEERVLLTGLHAVADIYCENCKTTLGWKYEHAFESSQKYKEGKYIIELAHMIKDNGWD comes from the exons CAGGGCCCTCTCCCTGGGAAGCAGGCGGTGGAAGCAGAACCCCATCCCCATGTTTTGTTGGAGCGCCAGCACTCTCGAGGTCTCTGGAATG TCGTTCCAAGGAAGTCAAGGACGAGCTTACCTCTTTAACTCAGT AGTTAATGTGGGCTGCGGGCCGGCGGAAGAGCGCGTGTTGCTAACAGGACTGCACGCCGTCGCAGACATTTACTGTGAAAACTGCAAAACCACCCTGGGCTGGAAATAT GAACACGCCTTTGAAAgcagccagaaatataaagaaggCAAATACATCATTGAGCTAGCACACATGATCAAAGACAATGGCTGGGACTGA